ACACTTTCACTCCTCAAGAAATATCAGATAAAATTGCTGAAATGCTTAGTTCATCTGATATTAACGCAGAAGTAAAGATTATTTTCCAAACAGTAGAGGATTTACATACAGCTTGTCCAAAGAATTTAGGAGATTGGTACTTTACTGGTGATTATCCTACTCCAGGAGGTAATCGTGTGGTTAATAGAGCATTTATGAATTTTTATGAAGGTAAGGATGCAAGAGCATATTAATGATATTGTCCGATTATCGGCTTTGTAGGTACTTTATCGAATTTATTTTTTAAATCATTAATGCTAAAGTATATTTGCTCTACCATAATTTAGTAGGTTAAGTTTATGGTAGATTTGGGGCAAAAAGGGTGAAAGTAACATTTCACCTTTTTTATTGGAATAAAGTCAGATTTTGATTTTTCTTTGCAAAGGTCATTTATGAAAGAATAATTAGTGATTAAATTTTCTTAATATCAATCAATTCTTTTTTTCAACGACTTTATAGGGCATTCATCGAATAAAATATTGATATTGTTTTTTTCAAATTACATTTGACTACCATAATTTTAGTAGGTTAAGTTTATGGTAGATTTGGGGCAAAAAGGGTGAAAGTAACATTTCACCTTTTTTATTGGAATAAAGTCAAGGTCTTGTTTTTTATATATAAATCGTTGATTAAATGAATAAGTAGTAAATTAACTAATTGTTTATCAGTTAATTATAAATTCAACGACTTTATAGGGTATTCATCGAAAATAGTTTAAAAATAGTTTTTTACAGTGTACATTTGACTACCATAATTTTTAGTAGGTTAAGTTTATGGTAGATTTGGGGCAAAAAGGGTGAAAGTAACATTTCACCTTTTTTATTTTTAAAAAATCACCTCTTAGTTTGTTAATTAACTCATAAATAAACAACTAATTAATTGCTAAACCTACTGTTTATCAATCGATTAGTTGTTTAACGATTTTATTAGGCATTCGTCGAAAATAATATTTAAATCGTTTTTTTCGTTATACATTTGAATACCATAATTTTTAGTAGGTTAAGTTTATGGTAGATTTGGGGCAAAAAGGGTGAAAGTAACATTTCACCTTTTTTATTGAATAGAAATGAAATTATAGTATAAAAAAAGTCGGAAGAATTAATTCTTCCGACTTTTATATTTTCTATTGGTAATAGAAAGAGCTTGTTTAAGAAACTCTTTTTGTTATTTATCTAAAGCAAAACGTCTAGATACTTCAGTCCAGTTAATAACACTGAAGAAAGCCTCGATATAATCAGGTCTTCTGTTTTGGTAATTCAAATAATAAGCATGTTCCCATACGTCCATTCCTAAAATTGGAGTTCCGCCACAACCTACTTCTGGCATTAATGGATTATCTTGATTAGGAGTTCCGCAAACATCAAGTTTACCTCCTTTTTGTACACATAGCCAAGCCCATCCTGAACCAAATTGTGTAGCACCAGCTTTAGCAAATTTTGCTTTAAACTCTTCAAAAGTTCCAAAAGAACTTTCAATCGCTTCTAGTAATTCACCAGTTGGTAACCCACCGCCATTTGCAGACATAACAGTCCAAAATAAGTTGTGATTGTAAAATCCACCACCATTATTACGAACAGCAGCATTAGTTTTATCAAGGTTTATTAAGATATTTTCGATAGTTTTTCCTTCCAAATCTGTTCCTGCGATAGCAGCATTCAAGTTTGTAGTGTAAGCATTGTGATGTTTTGAATGGTGTATTTCCATCGTACGAGCATCAATATGTGGTTCTAATGCGTCATACGCATAAGGTAATTGTGGTAATTCAAAAGCCATAATATAGTTGTTTAATGATTTATAAAATTATTCAAATTTAAACATTTAACTTTGGAATTGAAAATTCTATTTCGTTATAATTTCATCAAGTAAAATGATGTAACAATTTTTATTGATAGAAATAAAGTAATTAGGAGCTATTTCCCGCTGTCATTCCAATCTTTTTTGTTGCAGAAAAAGCAACAAAAAAGGATTTTCCCTTCCATCGGGGCTAGGGCTTTTGAGATTTTAACAACATCAGATTTAGGCAATAAATTTAGTACTTATCAATATGGAAAGACCTTCTTTCGCCATTTACGATGCCTCGGCAGGCTCTGGAAAAACATACGCTCTTGTAAAAGAATATTTAAAAATTATCCTAACGGCGCATAAGAATGACGCCTATCGAAATATTCTGGCTATTACGTTTACTAACAAAGCGGTTCACGAAATGAAAAGCAGAATTGTTGGCAGTTTATCTGAATTTGCAAAAGATGAGCCTTCAAAAAAAGCAGAGGATTTAATGCAGGATCTGGCTCGTGAAACGCAGCTTTCCATTATCCAAATCAAAACCAAATCACAACAAATCATTAAGCATATTATTCATAATTATGCCGCTTTTGATATTTCTACTATTGATAAATTTACACATAAAGTCATTCGCGCTTTTGCTCATGATTTAGGATTACCTATGACTTTCGAAGTAACTTTGGATACCGAAAATCTTCTGATTGAAGCCGTAGACGCAATTATTGCCAAAGCAGGTGATGATGACATTTTAACCAAATTACTTGTAGATTTCACCATAGAAAAAACGGATGATGATAAATCCTGGGACATTTCACGAGAAATTTTAGAAACCGGAAAATTAGTGCTCAATGAAAATAATCGAAATGAAATAGTTCATTTTCAGGATAAATCAATAAATGATTTTATTGTCGTAAAAGAAAAACTAATTCAAGTTTGTAAAGATTTAGAAGAGGAAAATGCAACTCTTGCCAAAGCACTTTTAGAATTAATTGATACAAACGCAATTGATTTAAAATCGTTCTCCAGAGGCACTTTTCCAAATCATCTTCAAAGCATTGCAGATGGAAAATTCAACCCAAAAAATAAAATGTTTCGTGAATTTGAGGACATAGCTATTAATAAAACAGCAAAAGACAAAGCTTTAATAGAAAACATTGTCCCGAATTTACTGAAAAGTCTTTCTGAAATATATAAAAACTTTGAAAAACGAAATTTCTATAAAGCATTCTTAAGGAATATTACTCCTTTGTCGCTATTAAATACAGTAAGTAACGAATTAACGAAAATTCAAAGCGAACAAAATATCCTTTCGATAACAGAGTTTAATGCGATCATCCATCGTGAAATTCAAAATCAGCCGGCTCCTTTTATATACGAGAGATTGGGTGAGCGTTATCGTCACTTTTTTATTGACGAGTTTCAGGACACTTCCGAAATGCAATGGCAAAATTTGATTCCGCTTATTGATAATGCACTTTCAGGTCAAGATGATTCTGGACAAAAAGGGACTTTAATGATTGTAGGAGACCCGAAACAATCCATTTACAGATGGCGTGGAGGTAAAGCTGAACAGTTTATTGAGTTGAGTAAAGCTGAAAATCCTTTTAGTAACCCGGATAAAAAACTAGAGCATTTAGATAAGAACTATAGGAGTTACTCTCAAGTCATAGAGTTTAATAATGATTTCTTTCAATTGTTGTCCAATGAGTTCAGTAATGCAGATTATAAAGATTTATACGAAAACCACAGTCGTCAAAAGATAAATGATAAAGTGGGTGGCTACGTTAATATTTCTTTTTTACCAAAAATAGAAGAACAGGAAGGTGATGAAGAAGAAGCTTTGGATAAAACAGAACAATATGTATTGGCGACTTTAAACACCATTCAAAAAGTTACAAGAGAAGGTTTTGAATATAAAGATATTGTAATCCTTACTCGTAAAAGAAGTCAGGGTATTGCTATTGCTAATTATTTAACGGAGCAAAGTATTCCGCTTTTATCTTCAGAAACGTTGATGATTCAAAATGCAACTGAAGTTCGATTAATCATTCATATATTAAAGTATTTAAAAAACAGCTCTGATTTAGAATCAAAGGCTAATTTCTTGCAGTACCTGGCACAAAACAAACAAAATCAGTTGCCAGTTCACGATTTCATAGCCGAAGGCATGGACAATAGGGAAGAATCTGCTTTCGAAAAATGGCTTGAAAATTGTAATATAGAACTCTCTTTTGAAAACATTAGAAAAAAATCATTGTATGAGGCTGTTGAAGTTATTATTTCAAAATTTTTAAAGACTAATGTGAGTTTGGGAGTGCTTCCATCGGCAACCGCTTATGTTCAATATTTTTTAGACCTTGTTTTGGAACGAGATGTTCGCAATCAGGCAGGAATCTCTGACTTTCTAAATTATTGGGATAAAAACTCTGAAAAATTTAGCATTCCTTCACCCGAGGGGACTAATGCTGTTCGTGTTATGACTATTCACAAATCCAAAGGTTTGGAATTTCCTGTTGTGATTATGCCTTTTGCCGATGAAGATTATAATAGAAAGCCTAAAGACAAGTTATGGTTAAATTCTGAGGAGCTGGATTTTGATATGCCGAAAGTGTTGGTTGATAATACTAGTGGTATTGAAGAATTTGGTGAAGAAGCATCTGCGATTTATAATTTAAAAAAGCAGGAGGAATTATTAGATAATATAAATGTATTGTATGTTGCTTTGACGAGGGCAGAAGAACAATTATATGTTATTTCTCAAAATATTAAGTCTAAAAAAGATGGGGAATATCCAAGTAATATGGCATCATTTTTTATAAAGTATTTGCTGCAACAGGGTATTTACGATGAAAATCTAATTGAATATCAATTTGGAAATTCTGAAAAATTATCAGCAAATGAAAAACATATTGATAAAACTAAAAATATTCCTGTAGTTTCGGAGGTAATGAATCCTAAAAGTATAAAAATAGCTCAAAGAGAAGCTTTAATGTGGGGAACACATCAATTGGAAGCAATTGAATTTGGAAACGTTATTCACGAAATACTATCTTTTGTTGAGACAAAAAAAGATGTTGATCTGGCGATTAATAAGGCTGTTGAAAATGGATTAATTACAATTATCCAAAAAGAACCTGTTACTGATGCCATTTTCAAAATAATGAGTCATAAAGATTTGATAGATTATTTTGCAGAAGGAAATGAAGTTTTTAATGAGCAAACAATCATTCAAAAAGAAAAAGGTACCATAAAACCAGACCGAATAGTAGTTAATAGAAATAAAGAAGCTTTGTTGTTAGATTATAAAACTGGGCTTCCTAATCCAAAGTATAAATATCAATTAGAAAATTATCAAAGTGCTATAGAAAAAATGGGCTTTAAGGTGTTAAAAAAAGCACTCGTGTATATAGGAGTCG
The Flavobacterium sp. 5 DNA segment above includes these coding regions:
- a CDS encoding superoxide dismutase: MAFELPQLPYAYDALEPHIDARTMEIHHSKHHNAYTTNLNAAIAGTDLEGKTIENILINLDKTNAAVRNNGGGFYNHNLFWTVMSANGGGLPTGELLEAIESSFGTFEEFKAKFAKAGATQFGSGWAWLCVQKGGKLDVCGTPNQDNPLMPEVGCGGTPILGMDVWEHAYYLNYQNRRPDYIEAFFSVINWTEVSRRFALDK
- a CDS encoding exodeoxyribonuclease V subunit beta; translated protein: MERPSFAIYDASAGSGKTYALVKEYLKIILTAHKNDAYRNILAITFTNKAVHEMKSRIVGSLSEFAKDEPSKKAEDLMQDLARETQLSIIQIKTKSQQIIKHIIHNYAAFDISTIDKFTHKVIRAFAHDLGLPMTFEVTLDTENLLIEAVDAIIAKAGDDDILTKLLVDFTIEKTDDDKSWDISREILETGKLVLNENNRNEIVHFQDKSINDFIVVKEKLIQVCKDLEEENATLAKALLELIDTNAIDLKSFSRGTFPNHLQSIADGKFNPKNKMFREFEDIAINKTAKDKALIENIVPNLLKSLSEIYKNFEKRNFYKAFLRNITPLSLLNTVSNELTKIQSEQNILSITEFNAIIHREIQNQPAPFIYERLGERYRHFFIDEFQDTSEMQWQNLIPLIDNALSGQDDSGQKGTLMIVGDPKQSIYRWRGGKAEQFIELSKAENPFSNPDKKLEHLDKNYRSYSQVIEFNNDFFQLLSNEFSNADYKDLYENHSRQKINDKVGGYVNISFLPKIEEQEGDEEEALDKTEQYVLATLNTIQKVTREGFEYKDIVILTRKRSQGIAIANYLTEQSIPLLSSETLMIQNATEVRLIIHILKYLKNSSDLESKANFLQYLAQNKQNQLPVHDFIAEGMDNREESAFEKWLENCNIELSFENIRKKSLYEAVEVIISKFLKTNVSLGVLPSATAYVQYFLDLVLERDVRNQAGISDFLNYWDKNSEKFSIPSPEGTNAVRVMTIHKSKGLEFPVVIMPFADEDYNRKPKDKLWLNSEELDFDMPKVLVDNTSGIEEFGEEASAIYNLKKQEELLDNINVLYVALTRAEEQLYVISQNIKSKKDGEYPSNMASFFIKYLLQQGIYDENLIEYQFGNSEKLSANEKHIDKTKNIPVVSEVMNPKSIKIAQREALMWGTHQLEAIEFGNVIHEILSFVETKKDVDLAINKAVENGLITIIQKEPVTDAIFKIMSHKDLIDYFAEGNEVFNEQTIIQKEKGTIKPDRIVVNRNKEALLLDYKTGLPNPKYKYQLENYQSAIEKMGFKVLKKALVYIGVEIDVVHL